CGAGTGCCCTCCTGATTGGCAATGATAGTCGGCTCGCCTGCTTGCATTATAGCAACAACAGAATTTGTTGTTCCAAGGTCTATCCCTATAACTTTACCCATATTTTATTCCTCCTATTTTTTAGTGAAAAGAAGTGTCAGTGTTCAGTGTTAGTGTCAGTAAAGGGAATAGACTGACACTAAAAAGCTGAAACTGTTAACTGTCACTATGAACTTTCTTTTTTGAGACGCCTACAAGAGCCGCCCTTAATACCCTGTCTTTATATATATACCCTTTCCTGAATTCTTTTACCACTATGTTTTCTTCGCTTTCTTCTGATTCCTCCTGCGACATTGCATGATGCACAAAAGGGTCAAAAGGCTTGCCTAACGCCTCAATGCCGGACAGGCCGGATTTTTCAAGCGCGCCTTTCATTTCCTTTAATGTCATATTTACGCCCTCTGCCAATACTGAAGATGCGGCGCTGACTTCAGCATGCTGGAGCGCCAGCTCCAGGTGGTCTATGACAGAGAGAAGTTCCTGCATAAGGTCTTCGTTTGCATACTTTATTAATTCTTCCCTGTTTTTAGCTGAGAGGCGCTTAAAATTTTCAAAATCGGCATAAAGCCTCAGATACTTATTGTTTAATTCGGCAAGCTCTTTTTTTAGGGTCTCCGTATCCTTAGGCGCCTCTTCTGCTTTCTCCTCTGTGTTCAGTGCTCTGTGTTCAGTGCTCTGTGTTCTGTGCTCTGTCTCTCCTTCATGCGGTGAGTTCATATTATTGGATGCGGCATCGTTTTTTGTATCTCCCATTTTTTGAGGCCTTCCTTAGTCAACCGATAAAATCTGTGTTAATGTTTTTGCGGTGTGGTCCACCATGGGGATGACCTGCGCATAGTCCATTCTGGTCGGACCGATTACTCCAATAGTGCCGCGCGCAGAACGCCCGTCATTGTAGGTTGCAACCACCAGGCTGAAAGCTTTCATTTCAGAGATTATGTTTTCCGAGCCGATAAAAACTTGAATACCCTCGGAGCCGGTTATTTTATCCAGCAATGTTGCAACCAGATG
This region of Nitrospirota bacterium genomic DNA includes:
- the grpE gene encoding nucleotide exchange factor GrpE, with the translated sequence MGDTKNDAASNNMNSPHEGETEHRTQSTEHRALNTEEKAEEAPKDTETLKKELAELNNKYLRLYADFENFKRLSAKNREELIKYANEDLMQELLSVIDHLELALQHAEVSAASSVLAEGVNMTLKEMKGALEKSGLSGIEALGKPFDPFVHHAMSQEESEESEENIVVKEFRKGYIYKDRVLRAALVGVSKKKVHSDS